TCGACCACGACCGCATCGGCCCCGGCTACGGGGCGCCGAGCGACGCCTGTCGCGCGGCGCTGGACCTGGCCGCCCGTTGCGAGGGGGCCCTCCTCGACCCCGTCTACACGGGCAAGGGCATGGCCGGGCTCATCGCCGCGGTGCGTGACGGCCGCATCGACGGGTCACGCCCCACCGTGTTCCTCCACACCGGCGGCCTGCCGGCGCTCTTCTCCCCCCGCTACGCCGACTGGGTGCGTCGGCGCCCCTGAAGGGGCGTGCCCCCCGTCGGCCACCGGCACGCGCCCGCGCCGACGGCGGGTGAGGTGGCGGAGCGGAGCGGAGCCGCGGGTCGGATGAACCGGATGGCGAAGCCGTCCCGACGAAGTGGTGAGGTGGCGGAGCGGAGCGGAGCCGCGGGTCGGATGAACCGGATGGCGAAGCCGTCCCGACGAAGGAGGGACACAGCAATGGGCCGAAAGACCTAGGTCGATCCTCAAGGTCGCCCGGGAAGTGCCGACGAAGCAGGGGAGAACGGCCCACTCCTCGGAGGAGCTCTGGATGTCCGACCACGCTGCCCCTGTGCCCATCGCCGACGAGCGCACCCGGAGGATCTTCGGGGACCTCACCTTCAGCTCGGCCAAGAAGGGGTTCGATCCTGCCGAGGTCACGGCCTTCCTCGTGAACGCCAGCGGCGCCGTCGAGCGCATGCTCGGTCGCCTGAAGGAGGCCGAGGAGCGCGCCGAGGCCGCCGAGGCCCGTGCCACGCAGCTCCAGGCGCGGGTCCTCCAGAACCCGTCGGCCCTACCCACGCCACCCGCCCCGCCGGCGCCCCCCGCCAACGGCGACAACAACGGCCTGCTCGACCGCACCCTCGCCCTCGCCGAGAAGACCGCCATCGCCGCGGTCGCCGACGCCCGGGCCCGCGCCCAGGCCATCCTCACCCAGGCCCAGGAGCAGGCCCGCGAGTACTTCGCCACCGAGCGGGCCGCCATCGCCTCCGAGTGGGAGCGGGTGCAGAACGAGGCCAGCCAGCTCGAGACCCTGCGCCTCGCCGTGGCCGCCGAGACCATGGCCCTCGAGGGGGTGCGCTCGCACCTCCGAGGTCGCATCGCCGCGACCGCCCAGGAGTTGGCCGCCATCGCCGACAACCCGGACCTCCTCAGCTACGCCATCGCCCAGGCCCGGACCGAGGTCGAGGCGCCCGTGAACCCGCTCGCCCCCGCCGCCACCGCGGAGATCGCGGCCGCTGAAGAGCAGGCGCTGCCGCCGTCTCCCCACGTCGACGCCATCCCGGCCTCCTCGGTCAGCGCGTACGAGAAGACCTTCGAGGCCAAGTGGGCCCACGAGGAGGAGGACCAGACCGACGCCGAGGCGTTCGAGCGGTTCTTCAGCGACGAGGTCGAGCCCGAGCCCACCCAGCAGTGGATCCTCGCCGGCTGAGAGTCGTCACACTGGCCCCTCGTCCCTCGGGGCGGCTTCGCCATCCGGTTCGTCGGCGCTGCGGCTCCGCTCCGCTCCGCCACGTGACCAGGGGTTGACACTGGCCCCTCGTCCCTCGGGGCGGCGGCTCAGGACAGCAGCTGGTCCAGCTGGGCGCGGACCTCGCGCCACGCCGGGGTGGACGGGTCCAGCACGCTGAAGTGGTTGGCGTCGGCCTGCTCGGTGAGGGTGGCGTCGTCGCCGGCGGCGGCCGCGGCGGCCACGTAGGCCCGGCTCTGGTCGATGGGGATCACGGTGTCGACCGTGCCGTGGAAGAGCCGTTGGGGCAGCCCCAGGGGGGTGAGCTCGAGCGGTGAGGTGCGGGCGTAGCGGCCGGGCACCTGGTCGGGCGGGCCGCCCACCACCTCGGCGCACGTCCCTTCGAGCGCACCCTGCCGGGCGCAACCGGCCAGGTCGGTGACGGGGGAGAGCGCCACGACGGCACGCGGCGTGACCTGGGGCGAGGCCCCCACGGTGCCGGCGGGCAGGCCCCGCCGGGCGCCGGCCCAGAGCGCGAGCTGACCGCCGGCGGAGTGGCCGACGAGGACGAGCCGGTCGAGGTCGACGGGCACCTCGTCGGGCCGGGCGGCCACGTCGTCGATGGCCGTCGCCACGTCGGCGAAGGTGCCGGGCCACCCCCCGCCGGCCTCGCCGAGCCGGCGGTACTCGATGTTCCACACCGCGTGGCCGTGGCGGGCCAGGTCCCGGGCCACCTTCTTCATGATCGTGCGGTCGGTGGACGAGCTCCACGAACCACCGTGGATCATCACGACCGTCGACCACGGAGGGTCGCCGGACGGTCGCCACAGCTCGCTGAACTG
This sequence is a window from Acidimicrobiales bacterium. Protein-coding genes within it:
- a CDS encoding alpha/beta hydrolase, whose translation is MDRADPGEGTPPTFTRRRLLAGGLVLGVAGVAASCGLFDDDDGPERFSYGDAPSQFSELWRPSGDPPWSTVVMIHGGSWSSSTDRTIMKKVARDLARHGHAVWNIEYRRLGEAGGGWPGTFADVATAIDDVAARPDEVPVDLDRLVLVGHSAGGQLALWAGARRGLPAGTVGASPQVTPRAVVALSPVTDLAGCARQGALEGTCAEVVGGPPDQVPGRYARTSPLELTPLGLPQRLFHGTVDTVIPIDQSRAYVAAAAAAGDDATLTEQADANHFSVLDPSTPAWREVRAQLDQLLS